From one Streptococcus pneumoniae genomic stretch:
- a CDS encoding fibronectin-binding SSURE repeat-containing protein, producing the protein MANKERYSVFSIRKFKVGVASALIASGFFIAVGQPATVLADENPTTEMTQAAGESSPTEMTQPATNPAPTTTEMVQPAENTGTTNTETMTQPATTPAEEQPQVVAQPTTPEEVKTAVAENIKEDTEIPAAYLEKANTDGSGPFLAGVNGVIPFEAFGGDGMLTRALLKESKDAPWSDNGSAKNPALLPLESLTKNSYFYEVALDGPAAGKTGQELIDTLKSTGTHTYKAAVKVYAEKGGMPDLTSQVTERSINVTVNGLTPVADVKKAVEENIKTETAIAAAYLEKANADGSGPFLAGVNGTIPFEFFGGDGMLTRLLLEASKDAPWSDNGSAMNPAILPLDSLTNGQYFYQVALDGPAAGKTGEELIKALKDAGTHTYTATVNVYGNKDGKADESNIVATRQVKVNVNGITAATDVYNALNENIKAETNVPAAYLEKANADGSGPFLAGVNGTIPFEFFGGDGMLTRLLLEASKDAPWSDNGSAMNKAILPLDSLTNGQYFYQVALDGPAAGKTGEELIKALKDAGTHTYTATVNVFGNKDGKADESNIVATRQVKVNVNGITAATDVYNALNENIKAETNVPAAYLEKANADGSGPFLAGVNGTIPFEFFGGDGMLTRLLLEASKDAPWSDNGSAMNKAILPLDSLTNGQYFYQVALDGPAAGKTGEELIKALKDAGTHTYTATVNVFGNKDGKADESNIVATRQVKVTLNGITAATDVYNALNENIKAETNVPAAYLEKANADGSGPFLAGVNGTIPFEFFGGDGMLTRLLLEASKDAPWSDNGSAMNPAILPLDSLTNGQYFYQVALDGPAAGKTGEELIKALKDAGTHTYTATVNVFGNKDGKADESNIVATRQVKVTLNGITAATDVYNALNENIKAKTEVPADFLKNANVDGSGPFLAGVNGVIPFEFFGGDGMLTRLLLKASNGAPWSDNGTAMNKAILPLDSLTNGQYFYQVELDGPAAGKTGKDLLDILKSGSHVFKATVKVYGNKDGKADLMNIVAQREVYVEVPTLKPATKPTSTTKPDHKPMTDPKAPVHHQNQMPQHRPSMVTPAKEVKAQATATAKKPAAMMQDKMMKKELPKTGAESSAALSLLGMTLSAFAGLGLRKKSKK; encoded by the coding sequence ATGGCTAACAAAGAACGATATAGCGTATTTTCAATTCGGAAATTCAAGGTAGGAGTTGCTTCTGCCTTAATCGCTAGCGGATTTTTCATTGCTGTTGGACAGCCAGCTACCGTCCTTGCTGATGAAAATCCTACAACAGAAATGACACAAGCTGCTGGGGAATCATCTCCAACTGAGATGACGCAACCTGCAACAAATCCTGCTCCAACTACAACTGAAATGGTGCAACCAGCTGAAAATACTGGTACTACAAACACAGAGACTATGACTCAACCTGCAACTACTCCAGCAGAAGAACAACCACAAGTCGTAGCTCAACCAACCACTCCAGAAGAAGTAAAAACAGCAGTTGCTGAAAACATTAAGGAAGACACAGAAATTCCTGCAGCTTATCTTGAAAAAGCAAATACCGATGGTTCTGGGCCTTTCCTTGCGGGAGTTAATGGAGTCATTCCATTTGAAGCATTCGGTGGGGATGGTATGCTCACTCGTGCCCTTTTGAAAGAATCAAAAGACGCTCCTTGGTCTGATAATGGATCAGCTAAAAATCCAGCTCTTCTCCCTCTTGAAAGTCTCACAAAAAACAGCTATTTCTACGAAGTAGCACTCGATGGACCTGCAGCTGGTAAAACTGGACAAGAATTGATTGATACGCTCAAATCAACAGGAACACATACCTATAAAGCAGCTGTGAAAGTCTACGCTGAAAAAGGTGGCATGCCTGATTTGACTAGCCAAGTTACTGAGCGTTCTATCAACGTAACTGTTAACGGACTTACTCCTGTGGCTGACGTCAAAAAAGCCGTTGAGGAAAATATCAAAACTGAAACTGCAATCGCCGCAGCTTATCTTGAAAAAGCAAACGCTGACGGTTCTGGTCCTTTCCTTGCGGGCGTGAACGGAACTATTCCATTTGAATTCTTCGGTGGGGATGGCATGCTTACTCGCTTGCTCCTTGAAGCTTCAAAAGACGCTCCTTGGTCTGACAACGGTTCAGCTATGAACCCTGCTATCTTACCACTTGACAGCCTCACAAACGGTCAATACTTCTATCAAGTAGCTCTTGACGGACCTGCGGCTGGTAAGACTGGCGAAGAGCTTATCAAAGCCTTGAAAGACGCTGGTACTCACACTTACACTGCAACCGTAAATGTCTACGGAAACAAAGACGGTAAGGCAGACGAATCTAACATTGTAGCAACTCGCCAAGTGAAAGTAAACGTAAATGGCATCACAGCCGCAACAGATGTCTACAACGCTTTGAATGAAAACATCAAAGCTGAAACAAACGTTCCTGCAGCTTATCTTGAAAAAGCTAACGCTGACGGTTCTGGTCCTTTCCTTGCGGGCGTGAACGGAACTATTCCATTTGAATTCTTCGGTGGCGACGGCATGCTTACTCGCCTACTTCTTGAAGCTTCAAAAGACGCTCCTTGGTCTGACAACGGTTCAGCTATGAATAAAGCTATCCTACCACTTGACAGCCTCACAAACGGTCAATACTTCTATCAAGTTGCGCTTGACGGACCTGCGGCTGGTAAGACTGGCGAAGAGCTTATCAAAGCCTTGAAAGACGCTGGTACTCATACATACACTGCAACCGTAAATGTATTTGGAAACAAAGACGGTAAAGCGGATGAATCTAACATCGTTGCTACTCGCCAAGTGAAAGTCAACGTAAACGGCATCACAGCCGCAACAGATGTCTACAACGCTTTGAATGAAAACATCAAGGCTGAAACAAATGTTCCTGCAGCTTATCTTGAAAAAGCTAACGCTGATGGTTCTGGTCCTTTCCTTGCGGGCGTGAACGGAACTATTCCATTTGAATTCTTCGGTGGGGATGGTATGCTCACTCGCTTGCTCCTTGAAGCTTCAAAAGACGCTCCTTGGTCTGACAACGGTTCTGCTATGAATAAAGCGATCTTGCCTCTTGATAGCCTTACAAACGGTCAATACTTCTACCAAGTTGCGCTTGACGGACCTGCGGCTGGTAAGACTGGCGAAGAGCTTATCAAAGCCTTGAAAGACGCTGGTACTCACACTTACACTGCAACTGTAAATGTATTTGGAAACAAAGACGGTAAGGCAGACGAATCTAACATTGTAGCAACTCGCCAAGTGAAAGTTACTCTCAACGGTATCACAGCCGCAACAGATGTCTACAACGCTTTGAATGAAAACATCAAGGCTGAAACAAATGTTCCTGCAGCTTACCTTGAAAAAGCAAACGCTGACGGTTCTGGTCCTTTCCTTGCGGGCGTGAACGGAACTATTCCATTTGAATTCTTCGGTGGGGACGGTATGCTTACTCGCCTACTTCTTGAAGCTTCAAAAGACGCTCCTTGGTCTGACAACGGTTCAGCTATGAACCCTGCTATTCTACCACTTGATAGCCTTACAAACGGTCAATACTTCTACCAAGTAGCGCTTGACGGACCTGCGGCTGGTAAGACTGGCGAAGAGCTTATCAAAGCCTTGAAAGACGCTGGTACTCATACATACACTGCAACCGTAAATGTATTTGGAAACAAAGACGGCAAGGCAGACGAATCTAACATTGTAGCAACTCGCCAAGTGAAAGTTACTCTCAACGGTATCACAGCTGCAACAGATGTTTACAATGCTTTGAATGAAAACATCAAAGCGAAAACCGAAGTTCCAGCTGACTTCCTCAAGAATGCCAATGTAGATGGTTCTGGACCTTTCCTTGCGGGTGTCAATGGTGTAATTCCATTTGAATTCTTCGGTGGTGACGGTATGCTTACTCGCTTACTTCTCAAAGCATCTAATGGAGCTCCTTGGTCTGATAATGGTACAGCTATGAATAAAGCTATCCTACCACTTGATAGCCTCACAAACGGTCAATACTTCTACCAAGTAGAACTTGACGGACCTGCAGCTGGCAAGACTGGCAAAGATCTTCTTGATATTTTGAAGAGCGGTTCACATGTCTTTAAAGCGACTGTCAAAGTCTATGGCAATAAGGACGGTAAAGCAGATTTGATGAATATTGTTGCCCAACGTGAAGTATATGTAGAAGTACCTACACTAAAACCAGCTACAAAACCAACTTCGACAACGAAACCAGATCACAAACCAATGACTGATCCTAAAGCTCCAGTGCACCATCAAAATCAAATGCCACAACATCGTCCATCAATGGTCACTCCAGCTAAAGAAGTTAAAGCTCAAGCAACTGCAACAGCGAAAAAACCAGCAGCGATGATGCAAGATAAGATGATGAAGAAAGAACTTCCAAAAACAGGAGCTGAAAGCTCTGCTGCCCTTAGCCTTCTTGGAATGACGCTCAGTGCTTTTGCAGGACTTGGTTTACGCAAAAAATCAAAAAAATAA
- a CDS encoding response regulator transcription factor: MNKTILLVDDEIEITEINRRYLAQEGYTVTIAHNGLEALELYKKEPVALIITDIMMPIMDGYDLISEVQAISPDQPFLFITAKTSDMDKIYSLSMGADDFISKPFSPRELVLRVNNILRRIHRNKDHDEHVQVGDLKINHITRQAFIQHQELNLTNKEFDLLWILISNPQRVFSKTELYDRVWQEEYIDDTNTLNVHIHGLRNSLAQFATPETPTIKTVWGLGYKLEV; this comes from the coding sequence ATGAATAAAACAATCTTATTGGTCGATGACGAGATTGAAATCACGGAAATCAATCGCCGTTATTTGGCTCAGGAAGGCTATACAGTGACCATTGCCCATAATGGGTTAGAAGCCCTCGAACTTTATAAAAAAGAGCCTGTTGCCTTGATTATCACGGACATCATGATGCCTATCATGGACGGCTATGACTTGATTAGCGAGGTACAAGCCATCTCACCTGATCAGCCTTTTTTGTTCATCACAGCAAAAACCTCTGACATGGATAAGATTTACTCACTAAGCATGGGGGCAGATGACTTTATCAGTAAGCCCTTTAGCCCTCGGGAATTAGTCCTTAGGGTCAATAATATCCTGCGCCGTATTCATCGGAACAAGGATCACGACGAACATGTACAAGTCGGTGATTTGAAAATCAACCACATCACACGTCAAGCTTTCATTCAACATCAAGAATTAAACTTGACCAACAAAGAATTTGACCTACTATGGATTTTGATTAGCAATCCCCAACGTGTCTTTTCAAAAACGGAGCTCTACGACCGTGTCTGGCAAGAAGAGTATATTGATGATACCAATACGCTCAATGTCCATATCCATGGTCTGCGCAACTCTCTTGCTCAATTCGCAACGCCTGAGACTCCTACTATTAAGACGGTCTGGGGTTTGGGATATAAATTGGAGGTGTAA
- a CDS encoding HAMP domain-containing sensor histidine kinase produces MKLKYFIIVGYLTSTMIILLSLIWAVNRMLIPETGEVFIILTTLGASLVGALVSLMLMSRVFKSLEKLTSHIEGISKNHFETIDDINSPIEFQEFAQTLNTMTSKLEESFQSLENSEKEKNIMIAQLSHDIKTPITSIQATIEGMIDGVILENEREYYLKTIRRQTDRLNKLVESLNNVTLNTLEREEGPLQAIFIDKLLIDTLSEFQLKLDQEGREVDIQVEPASAKIISDYDKLLRILVNLVSNAIKYSPKGSPLQIHAKLLDDTLTITVKDQGQGIPKEELHKIFKLLYRVESSRNMSTGGYGLGLYIAQELAHQLHGQITVQSEFGTGSAFSLTMKTQPKE; encoded by the coding sequence ATGAAGTTAAAATATTTTATTATCGTTGGCTACTTGACCTCCACGATGATTATCCTTTTGTCTCTTATTTGGGCAGTCAACCGCATGTTGATTCCTGAGACAGGAGAGGTGTTCATCATTCTGACAACGCTTGGAGCAAGTCTAGTCGGTGCCCTTGTCAGCCTCATGCTCATGAGTCGAGTCTTTAAATCCTTGGAAAAATTGACCAGTCATATCGAGGGAATTTCTAAAAATCACTTTGAAACGATTGACGACATCAATAGTCCGATTGAATTTCAAGAATTTGCCCAGACGCTCAATACCATGACGTCTAAGCTGGAAGAAAGTTTCCAGTCCTTAGAAAATAGCGAAAAGGAAAAAAATATCATGATCGCTCAGCTTTCTCATGATATTAAAACCCCGATTACTTCGATTCAGGCAACGATTGAGGGCATGATCGATGGAGTCATCTTAGAAAATGAACGGGAATACTATCTAAAAACCATTCGCAGACAGACCGATCGTTTAAATAAATTGGTTGAGTCCCTCAACAATGTAACGCTAAATACGCTAGAGCGAGAGGAAGGCCCCCTTCAAGCCATTTTCATCGATAAACTCTTGATTGATACCTTGTCTGAATTTCAGTTGAAATTGGACCAAGAAGGGCGAGAAGTGGATATTCAGGTCGAACCTGCTTCTGCTAAAATCATCAGTGATTATGACAAGCTCCTGCGGATCTTGGTCAATCTTGTCAGCAATGCGATCAAATATTCACCCAAAGGCTCCCCTTTACAAATCCATGCAAAACTGCTGGACGATACCTTGACCATCACCGTCAAAGACCAGGGGCAAGGCATTCCAAAAGAAGAATTGCACAAGATTTTCAAACTCCTCTATCGCGTGGAATCCTCTCGTAATATGAGTACCGGAGGCTATGGTTTAGGACTTTACATTGCTCAAGAACTAGCTCATCAGCTCCATGGCCAGATTACCGTTCAGAGCGAATTTGGCACAGGTTCTGCCTTTTCACTCACTATGAAAACACAACCCAAAGAATAA
- the htpX gene encoding zinc metalloprotease HtpX, translated as MLFEQIASNKRRTWFLLVAFFTLLAMIGAAVGYLWLGSSWGGMILAFIIGGIYALSMIFQSTEVVMSMNGARQVTEAEAPDLYHIVEDMAMVAQIPMPRVYIVEDASPNAFATGSNPPNAAVAATTGLLRLMNREELEAVIGHEVSHIRNYDIRISTIAVALASAVTMLSSMAGRMMWFGGGNRRRSDDRENSGGGLEIIMLLLSLLAIILAPLAATLVQLAISRQREFLADASSVELTRNPQGMINALLKLENGGPMHREVDDASAALYISAPKKENNLQKLFYTHPPISERVERLRQM; from the coding sequence ATGCTGTTTGAACAAATTGCGAGCAACAAGCGTCGAACTTGGTTTTTGTTGGTAGCATTTTTCACGCTATTAGCCATGATTGGAGCAGCTGTCGGCTATCTTTGGCTAGGTTCTAGTTGGGGTGGGATGATTCTTGCCTTTATCATTGGTGGTATTTACGCACTTAGCATGATTTTCCAATCCACAGAAGTCGTCATGTCCATGAATGGGGCACGGCAGGTCACTGAGGCTGAGGCGCCAGATTTGTATCATATCGTAGAAGATATGGCTATGGTGGCACAGATTCCAATGCCGCGTGTCTATATTGTTGAGGATGCTTCGCCAAATGCCTTTGCGACAGGATCGAACCCGCCAAATGCCGCGGTAGCAGCAACGACAGGATTGCTACGTTTGATGAATCGAGAAGAGCTAGAAGCGGTGATTGGTCATGAGGTGAGTCATATTCGCAACTATGATATTAGAATTTCGACGATTGCGGTGGCTTTGGCTAGTGCAGTGACTATGCTATCTAGTATGGCAGGTCGTATGATGTGGTTTGGCGGTGGCAATCGTAGACGGAGTGACGACCGTGAAAATAGCGGTGGTGGTTTAGAAATCATCATGCTTCTCTTGTCTCTTTTAGCCATTATTTTAGCACCGCTCGCTGCGACTTTGGTTCAGTTAGCGATTTCGCGTCAGCGGGAATTTTTGGCAGATGCTTCAAGTGTTGAGCTGACACGCAATCCTCAAGGAATGATTAACGCCCTTTTAAAACTAGAAAATGGTGGACCGATGCATCGTGAAGTGGACGATGCCAGTGCTGCACTTTATATCAGCGCACCTAAAAAGGAAAATAATCTGCAAAAACTATTTTACACCCACCCTCCGATTTCAGAGCGGGTTGAGCGTTTAAGACAGATGTAA
- a CDS encoding LemA family protein, with protein sequence MGFIILAILAVLVIFVIMSYNGLVKSRMHTKEAWSQIDVQLKRRNDLLPNLIETVKGYAKYEGSTLEKVTELRNQVAAATSPAAAMQASDALSRQVSGIFAVAENYPALQANSSFIKLQEELSNTENKISYSRQLYNSVTSSYNVKLETFPSNIIAGMFGFKAAEFLQVPEEEKAVPKVDFSGLGD encoded by the coding sequence ATGGGATTTATTATTTTAGCAATTCTTGCTGTATTGGTGATTTTTGTCATCATGAGCTACAATGGCTTGGTCAAGAGCCGTATGCATACAAAAGAGGCGTGGAGTCAGATTGATGTTCAATTAAAACGTCGAAATGATCTCTTGCCAAACTTGATTGAAACGGTCAAAGGATATGCCAAATATGAAGGATCAACACTTGAAAAAGTGACTGAGTTGCGCAATCAAGTGGCAGCTGCAACTTCACCAGCTGCAGCCATGCAAGCAAGTGATGCCCTTTCTCGTCAGGTATCTGGGATTTTTGCCGTAGCAGAAAACTATCCAGCTCTTCAAGCTAATAGCAGCTTTATCAAGTTGCAGGAAGAGTTAAGCAATACGGAAAATAAGATTTCCTACTCTCGTCAGCTCTATAACAGTGTGACAAGCTCTTATAATGTGAAATTGGAAACTTTCCCAAGCAATATCATTGCAGGTATGTTTGGCTTTAAAGCAGCAGAATTCCTGCAAGTGCCAGAAGAAGAAAAAGCAGTGCCAAAAGTCGACTTTTCTGGATTAGGTGACTAA